A single genomic interval of Pseudomonadota bacterium harbors:
- the gltX gene encoding glutamate--tRNA ligase yields MTVITRFAPSPTGLIHIGNVRTALLCYLIARQNNGKFMLRLDDTDTERSKEEYATAIQSELKWLGLDWDIFARQSDRLARYEEIKQKLISDDLLYPCYESAEELEIKRKMLINRGLPPIYDRAALKLTDQQKADFEKQGIQPHWRFRLDDTKTISWEDEIKGTITFEAKNLSDPVLIRANGNPTYMLPSAIDDVDFAITHVVRGEDHVSNTAIQIQLFEAIGGKIPTFAHSALMKAKDGKISKREGGYDIAAMREEGIEVLTINSFLARLGTSDPVEPRTSMQEIIDNFDIKRFTKNAAIYEYIELERLNPKIIHKFSFNDVKDRVEMSGIDEEFFESVKANLNKLSEIQQWWEICKKQLTPIIDDADFAKKASELLPDGKWDENTWNEWTSRVKEATGRKGKDLFMPIRKALTARDNGPELKMILPLIGNEKATARLNGKAA; encoded by the coding sequence ATGACAGTTATTACAAGATTCGCACCTTCTCCTACGGGCTTAATTCACATCGGAAATGTGAGAACCGCACTTCTTTGCTATTTGATAGCACGTCAGAATAACGGTAAATTCATGCTAAGGCTTGATGATACGGACACCGAACGCTCTAAGGAAGAATATGCAACCGCAATACAAAGCGAATTAAAATGGCTCGGTCTGGATTGGGATATTTTCGCAAGGCAGTCAGACAGGCTTGCAAGATACGAAGAAATCAAACAAAAACTTATTTCAGACGACCTGCTATATCCTTGCTATGAATCGGCGGAAGAGCTTGAAATAAAACGCAAGATGTTGATAAACAGGGGGTTGCCTCCGATTTATGACAGAGCCGCCCTAAAACTTACGGATCAGCAAAAAGCGGATTTTGAAAAACAGGGAATCCAACCGCATTGGCGTTTCAGGCTGGACGACACCAAAACCATATCATGGGAAGATGAAATAAAAGGCACTATTACTTTTGAAGCTAAAAACCTTTCCGATCCTGTTCTGATAAGGGCTAACGGCAATCCTACATATATGCTGCCTTCTGCCATTGATGATGTGGATTTCGCTATTACTCATGTTGTACGTGGCGAAGACCATGTTAGCAACACGGCGATTCAAATTCAGCTCTTTGAAGCTATAGGCGGAAAAATCCCTACATTTGCACATAGTGCGTTAATGAAAGCCAAGGACGGTAAGATATCTAAACGTGAAGGCGGATATGACATAGCAGCTATGCGTGAAGAAGGTATTGAAGTGCTGACCATAAATAGCTTCCTTGCTAGATTAGGGACTTCAGACCCCGTTGAGCCAAGAACATCAATGCAGGAAATAATAGACAATTTCGACATTAAAAGATTCACAAAAAATGCTGCAATATATGAATATATCGAGCTAGAAAGGCTTAATCCAAAGATTATTCATAAATTCTCTTTCAATGATGTAAAAGACCGCGTGGAAATGAGCGGCATTGATGAGGAATTCTTTGAATCGGTTAAGGCTAACCTGAATAAGTTATCAGAAATTCAACAATGGTGGGAAATCTGTAAAAAGCAGTTAACACCTATAATTGATGATGCCGACTTTGCAAAAAAAGCAAGCGAGCTGCTACCTGATGGCAAATGGGACGAAAATACATGGAACGAATGGACATCAAGGGTTAAAGAAGCCACCGGCAGAAAGGGAAAAGATTTGTTCATGCCTATACGCAAAGCCCTGACGGCTCGTGATAACGGC
- the dksA gene encoding RNA polymerase-binding protein DksA encodes MNPLQLEYFRQKLLSWKAELLDESRETLDHLKEENWQEPDVNDRASVETETSLELRTRDRYRKLIDKIDAAIRRIDQGEYGYCQETGDEIGLKRLDARPIATLTIEAQERHENYERTHIDEKDDV; translated from the coding sequence ATGAACCCTTTACAGCTTGAATATTTCAGACAGAAATTATTGTCGTGGAAAGCCGAACTTCTTGATGAATCAAGGGAAACTCTGGATCACCTAAAAGAAGAAAACTGGCAGGAGCCTGATGTAAACGACAGGGCTTCGGTTGAAACCGAAACCTCTCTGGAACTTCGGACACGTGACCGTTACCGCAAGCTTATTGATAAAATTGATGCCGCTATCCGCCGTATTGACCAAGGAGAGTACGGTTACTGTCAGGAAACAGGTGATGAGATAGGCTTAAAGCGTCTCGATGCCCGTCCGATAGCCACTTTAACTATTGAAGCTCAGGAACGCCACGAAAATTATGAGCGCACTCACATCGATGAGAAAGACGACGTTTAG
- a CDS encoding M66 family metalloprotease yields MILKFILRGRCFLTLSVLLLSGGEGAFASVVRIDAVYLGQTHISEPEYPYFTLTSNRPTLIKAHVVSEQNISSPKVIAKVTHNDGTSNEFELNGSRMLPHSESLPASLGKVFHRYEDSFTGILPKEWVQPGMEITVTAGDAVYTKKIKVGAPNPLFLQMFDVHFFDRGRELSKDYADGVFVEIAGKLPISSLAIERVRNVRFPGVVIPAQPKNKTPHIKVSSLDEYGKKTGEVFDDWNAIAINLLQALAEANGNKHLSVMYMNMIGVEPKGYAADDFMGGGKIADHDNLFVSLGYSLGLLNWQDKKNFPYRGEMYGIEAQNTKIIKAKDMVHVGPVWGYDLTSMKFIPPTVQYGKSTPEEVGRYKREPMEGGGSGDQEDGFMLRHFSDYSVHQMQKYLEDNLVILGEDGNYYKWNNADGIYSTQVKGEIGIEYPLEIYADVISVIVSATVADKRYNMVYPPIGPYRGNLLYTFDPTDIKQRKKANQLNYCPKGGCDFTLKVVQESKTRHFLIPISVKEGDDRFKPNTLHTKAINIRASDGAIEAVSLLYTPDANETGLGENPEFLHGWAKNVIKR; encoded by the coding sequence ATGATTTTAAAGTTTATTTTAAGGGGTCGGTGCTTTTTAACCTTAAGCGTTCTGCTGTTATCGGGTGGTGAAGGTGCTTTTGCATCGGTAGTCAGAATAGATGCGGTTTATTTGGGGCAAACTCATATAAGTGAGCCTGAATATCCTTATTTTACATTAACGAGTAACCGTCCGACACTTATAAAGGCACATGTCGTTTCCGAGCAAAATATTAGCTCACCTAAGGTAATTGCGAAAGTTACTCATAATGACGGTACGAGTAATGAATTTGAATTAAACGGTTCGAGAATGTTGCCTCATTCGGAGAGCTTGCCGGCATCTTTGGGCAAAGTATTTCACCGCTACGAGGATAGTTTTACAGGAATTCTTCCTAAAGAGTGGGTGCAACCCGGTATGGAAATCACCGTTACTGCCGGTGATGCCGTATATACTAAAAAAATTAAAGTAGGTGCTCCGAATCCTTTGTTCTTACAAATGTTTGATGTCCATTTCTTTGATAGAGGACGTGAACTAAGTAAGGATTATGCCGATGGAGTGTTTGTAGAAATAGCGGGAAAATTACCGATATCCTCTCTAGCCATTGAACGTGTTAGAAATGTTAGGTTTCCGGGCGTTGTAATACCTGCACAACCAAAAAATAAAACCCCCCACATAAAAGTTTCCTCACTTGATGAGTACGGGAAGAAGACCGGTGAAGTTTTCGATGACTGGAATGCAATTGCAATTAATTTGCTTCAGGCATTAGCCGAAGCTAACGGAAATAAGCATTTGTCGGTTATGTATATGAACATGATAGGTGTTGAGCCGAAAGGTTATGCCGCAGATGATTTTATGGGGGGCGGAAAAATTGCCGATCATGATAATCTATTTGTTTCGCTTGGTTATTCGCTTGGTCTGTTAAACTGGCAAGATAAAAAAAACTTTCCATATCGGGGAGAAATGTATGGTATTGAAGCTCAGAATACTAAAATTATAAAAGCTAAAGATATGGTTCATGTGGGACCTGTATGGGGTTATGATCTGACCAGCATGAAATTTATACCTCCTACCGTGCAATACGGTAAATCGACACCGGAAGAAGTCGGACGCTATAAAAGAGAACCGATGGAGGGAGGTGGCTCGGGAGATCAGGAAGACGGTTTTATGTTAAGGCACTTTTCTGATTATTCCGTCCATCAGATGCAAAAGTATCTTGAGGATAATCTGGTTATTTTAGGGGAGGACGGTAATTATTATAAATGGAATAACGCAGACGGAATTTATTCAACGCAGGTTAAGGGGGAGATAGGCATTGAATATCCGTTGGAAATATATGCCGACGTAATAAGCGTCATTGTATCGGCTACGGTTGCAGATAAAAGGTATAATATGGTCTACCCGCCTATAGGGCCTTATAGAGGTAATCTTTTATACACTTTTGACCCTACGGATATAAAGCAAAGAAAAAAGGCAAATCAACTCAATTATTGTCCGAAAGGAGGCTGTGATTTCACCTTGAAAGTAGTTCAGGAGTCAAAAACCAGACACTTTTTAATTCCTATCAGTGTAAAAGAGGGGGATGACCGCTTTAAGCCCAACACATTGCATACAAAAGCGATTAACATACGGGCATCCGATGGAGCTATTGAAGCGGTATCTTTATTATACACACCTGATGCTAACGAAACCGGTCTGGGAGAAAATCCGGAATTTTTACATGGGTGGGCTAAAAATGTTATAAAAAGATAG